In Planctomycetota bacterium, one genomic interval encodes:
- a CDS encoding DUF1223 domain-containing protein, translating into MSHTPIITLLIAILAFVSACAPTVAADPEGVAVVELFTSEGCSSCPPADALLAKIIDDASKSAQHVYCLSMHVDYWNHLGWADPYSDPAFSRRQRAYGHQMNLPNIYTPQMIVNGTEQFVGSDRAHADRAIAAALAVKAPVNITLNAATDGDGKTIHVSYKVASAPEGAVLHIAYVQTHVQSNPDRGENGGRKLVHANVTRDFKTMPLADHLEDNLTLTRPEITHGSIIAYVQSPDLGPIIGAAAVQLPAAN; encoded by the coding sequence ATGTCCCACACCCCGATCATCACACTGCTCATCGCCATACTCGCCTTCGTTTCCGCCTGCGCACCGACCGTCGCGGCGGACCCCGAAGGCGTGGCGGTCGTCGAGTTGTTCACTTCCGAGGGTTGCTCCAGTTGTCCGCCCGCCGATGCGCTGCTCGCGAAAATCATCGACGATGCGAGCAAATCGGCGCAGCATGTGTACTGCCTTTCGATGCATGTCGACTACTGGAATCATCTGGGCTGGGCCGACCCGTATTCCGACCCGGCATTCTCCCGTCGGCAGCGCGCGTACGGACATCAGATGAATCTGCCCAACATCTACACGCCGCAGATGATCGTCAACGGGACCGAGCAGTTCGTCGGCTCCGATCGCGCGCACGCCGATCGCGCCATCGCCGCCGCACTCGCCGTCAAAGCGCCCGTCAACATCACCCTTAACGCCGCCACTGATGGCGATGGCAAAACGATTCACGTCAGCTACAAAGTCGCCAGCGCCCCTGAAGGCGCCGTCCTGCACATCGCCTACGTGCAGACCCATGTCCAGTCTAATCCCGACCGCGGCGAGAACGGCGGCCGCAAACTCGTCCACGCCAACGTCACCCGTGATTTCAAAACCATGCCCCTCGCTGATCATCTCGAAGACAACCTCACCCTGACGCGCCCCGAAATCACGCACGGGTCCATCATCGCCTACGTGCAGTCCCCCGACCTCGGCCCGATCATCGGCGCCGCCGCCGTCCAACTCCCCGCCGCCAACTGA
- a CDS encoding DUF1559 domain-containing protein, with protein MRHRAFTLIELLVVVAIIALLIAILLPSLTKARQAARETVCGTNLHQIGIIAMMYEGDNRRMPLHHSEWRRYIDKNNGGNHRPYQFSSDGSPGWDVRPMWERYTSLNVMNCPFLPFLDMSVKTTPTTTARVYGDYVLTMGFWGDKGFVVTDPPASGQPWTRSLDRWTYNGRELKVLAGDRMCFDPNVTEPARVNHVTDDSFILNNSQKPTAAVPAITTQLYSNAVTDPRKPFRADYVFVDGHVGRYDATDPALIDVHERSAGVTLNYLLPAQ; from the coding sequence ATGCGACACCGCGCCTTCACGTTGATCGAACTGCTCGTCGTCGTGGCGATCATCGCGCTGCTCATCGCGATTCTGCTTCCGTCGCTGACCAAGGCACGGCAGGCCGCCAGGGAAACAGTCTGCGGCACCAACCTGCACCAGATCGGCATCATCGCGATGATGTACGAAGGCGACAACCGCCGCATGCCGCTGCATCATTCGGAATGGCGACGCTACATCGACAAGAACAACGGCGGCAATCACCGCCCCTACCAGTTTTCCAGCGACGGGTCGCCCGGCTGGGATGTGCGGCCGATGTGGGAGCGGTACACGTCGCTGAATGTGATGAACTGTCCGTTCCTTCCGTTTCTGGACATGAGCGTCAAGACCACGCCGACGACGACCGCGCGCGTGTACGGCGACTACGTGCTGACGATGGGCTTCTGGGGGGACAAGGGGTTCGTCGTGACGGATCCGCCGGCGTCGGGTCAGCCGTGGACCCGGTCGCTGGATCGGTGGACGTACAACGGGCGCGAGCTGAAGGTGCTGGCGGGGGATCGCATGTGCTTCGATCCGAACGTCACCGAGCCGGCCCGCGTCAATCATGTCACGGACGACTCGTTCATCCTCAACAATTCGCAGAAGCCCACCGCCGCCGTCCCCGCCATCACGACGCAACTCTACTCGAACGCTGTCACCGATCCGCGCAAGCCCTTCCGGGCCGACTATGTCTTCGTCGATGGTCACGTCGGCCGCTACGACGCGACCGACCCCGCCCTCATCGACGTGCACGAGCGCTCCGCCGGCGTGACGCTCAACTACCTTCTGCCCGCCCAGTGA
- a CDS encoding twin-arginine translocation signal domain-containing protein, whose translation MSDSTPSRRQFVKQSAALTAAGALAANLNFARSVYAAGSDTIRIGLVGCGGRGTGAAGQAMTAGKDVKLVALGDAFMDKVEGTLSNLTKDFKDQVDVPKERCFDGFDAYKNVIDNVDVVLLATPPGFRPIHLKYAVEKGKHVFCEKPVATDAPGVRDVIETVALAKQKNITIVSGLCYRYQHAKQETVKRIHDGAIGDILAAETYYWTGGLWHRGDNEKWSRMEYQMRNWLYHTWLSGDHITEQHIHSIDKIAWVMGDEPPVSVQSMGGRIARTDPKYGNIYDHFYNVYEWKNGMKLHSSCRQLAGNSKCHNGVNDYLIGNKGKAELQSHSITGENEWKFKLERGVSDDMYQNEHNELFAALRAGRTINNGTYMAQSTMMAIMGRMSAYTGQKLTWDQALNSQEKLVPDTFAWGPAPEPKVAIPGETKFA comes from the coding sequence ATGTCGGATTCGACTCCCTCGCGTCGTCAGTTCGTCAAACAGTCCGCCGCCCTCACCGCCGCCGGGGCGCTGGCCGCCAATCTCAACTTCGCGCGCAGCGTCTACGCCGCCGGGTCGGACACGATCCGCATCGGTCTCGTCGGCTGCGGCGGACGCGGAACGGGCGCTGCGGGGCAGGCGATGACGGCGGGGAAGGACGTCAAGCTTGTCGCGCTGGGCGATGCATTCATGGACAAGGTCGAAGGCACGCTCAGCAACCTGACGAAGGACTTCAAGGATCAGGTGGACGTGCCCAAGGAGCGCTGCTTCGACGGGTTCGATGCATATAAGAATGTCATCGACAACGTCGACGTCGTGCTGCTGGCGACGCCTCCGGGTTTCCGTCCGATTCATCTGAAGTACGCGGTCGAGAAGGGCAAGCACGTGTTCTGCGAGAAGCCGGTGGCGACGGATGCGCCGGGCGTGCGGGATGTGATCGAGACGGTCGCGCTGGCGAAGCAGAAGAACATCACGATCGTGTCGGGCCTGTGCTATCGGTATCAGCACGCCAAGCAGGAGACGGTCAAGCGGATTCACGACGGGGCGATCGGCGACATCCTCGCCGCCGAGACGTACTACTGGACCGGCGGGCTCTGGCACCGCGGGGACAACGAGAAGTGGTCGCGCATGGAGTACCAGATGCGCAACTGGCTCTACCATACGTGGCTCTCCGGCGACCACATCACCGAGCAGCATATTCACAGCATCGACAAGATCGCGTGGGTCATGGGCGATGAGCCGCCGGTAAGCGTGCAGTCGATGGGCGGACGCATCGCGCGCACCGATCCCAAGTACGGCAACATCTATGACCACTTCTACAACGTCTACGAATGGAAGAACGGCATGAAGCTCCACAGCTCCTGCCGCCAGCTCGCCGGCAACAGCAAATGCCACAACGGCGTCAACGATTACCTCATCGGCAACAAGGGCAAGGCCGAGCTTCAGTCGCATTCGATCACCGGCGAAAACGAATGGAAGTTCAAGCTGGAGCGCGGCGTGTCGGACGACATGTACCAGAACGAGCACAACGAACTGTTCGCGGCCCTGCGTGCGGGCAGGACGATCAACAACGGCACGTACATGGCGCAGAGCACGATGATGGCGATCATGGGCCGCATGTCCGCCTACACCGGGCAGAAGCTCACCTGGGATCAGGCCCTCAATTCGCAGGAGAAGCTCGTCCCCGACACGTTCGCCTGGGGCCCCGCGCCCGAGCCGAAGGTCGCCATCCCCGGCGAAACGAAGTTCGCCTGA
- a CDS encoding PEP-CTERM sorting domain-containing protein (PEP-CTERM proteins occur, often in large numbers, in the proteomes of bacteria that also encode an exosortase, a predicted intramembrane cysteine proteinase. The presence of a PEP-CTERM domain at a protein's C-terminus predicts cleavage within the sorting domain, followed by covalent anchoring to some some component of the (usually Gram-negative) cell surface. Many PEP-CTERM proteins exhibit an unusual sequence composition that includes large numbers of potential glycosylation sites. Expression of one such protein has been shown restore the ability of a bacterium to form floc, a type of biofilm.) — protein MTLPNPLFNPKETSMSFCTTMTIVPNQRRSLWLMLLAAAVMMIGAPRASADITTGLVGHWALDEATAGPVINTGSSATSGDNGQATGASGGTAATINQPGAVGKAYQFDSTGDIVGTNLTNIVPSTGEMSIFAWIKWDTNVAVGANGRYIFDNYIASQAGRTIFQIDATGTIGFGIDSTTVHGTSNVADGDWHLVGVTRNSTGGVKLLVDGIIELSGANITTAIDTTHEWVIGRRVADTARSFQGLIDDVRVYNRVISTATDVQELYLLSPFAIPEPASMMTFIIGAGAMMLRRRK, from the coding sequence ATGACGCTTCCCAATCCACTTTTCAATCCGAAGGAGACTAGCATGAGCTTTTGCACCACGATGACGATCGTCCCCAACCAACGTCGTTCCCTTTGGCTCATGCTGCTGGCGGCGGCGGTGATGATGATCGGCGCGCCTCGCGCGTCGGCGGACATTACGACGGGGCTCGTGGGTCATTGGGCGCTGGACGAAGCGACCGCGGGCCCGGTGATCAACACGGGCTCGAGCGCGACCTCCGGCGACAACGGTCAGGCGACCGGCGCTTCGGGAGGGACCGCCGCGACGATCAATCAGCCGGGCGCGGTCGGCAAGGCGTATCAGTTCGATTCGACCGGCGATATCGTCGGCACGAATCTGACGAATATCGTGCCTTCCACGGGGGAAATGAGCATTTTTGCGTGGATCAAGTGGGACACGAACGTCGCCGTCGGCGCCAATGGCCGCTACATTTTTGACAACTACATCGCCTCGCAGGCCGGGCGAACGATCTTTCAGATCGACGCCACCGGCACGATCGGCTTCGGCATCGACAGCACGACCGTGCACGGGACGTCCAACGTCGCCGACGGCGACTGGCACCTCGTCGGCGTGACGCGCAACAGCACCGGCGGCGTCAAACTACTCGTCGACGGCATCATCGAACTGAGCGGCGCGAACATCACGACCGCTATCGACACGACGCACGAATGGGTCATCGGCCGCCGCGTCGCCGACACGGCGCGTTCGTTTCAGGGACTCATCGACGACGTGCGCGTCTACAACCGCGTGATTTCGACGGCGACGGATGTGCAGGAGCTGTACCTGCTTTCGCCTTTCGCGATCCCCGAACCGGCGTCGATGATGACGTTCATCATCGGAGCCGGCGCGATGATGCTGCGGCGGCGCAAGTGA
- a CDS encoding TIM barrel protein: MSSPSMPRRSFLGASVAALSAAAVSTNLAAEARADIPDPPGDRRIFKSLKYGMLKHDGSTTERFKLLKEVGFDAVELDTPGLNVADIIAARDASGLPVDGTVISTHWSVRHSDPVPDVRAKALEDLKQSIRETHAVGGGTVLLVVGHGKDGSPEEVWQRSSENIAKAIPLAAYYGVVIAFENVWNQFLYDHNGPANQTADKFKEYVDQFHNPWVGVHFDIGNHQKYCNPADWIRTLGKRIVKLDAKGFSRANNKFTKIGEGDIDWPDVRKALDEINYYGFCAAEVGGGERDRMTEIVSNLNKFVLGV, from the coding sequence ATGTCGTCTCCAAGCATGCCGCGCCGCTCGTTCCTCGGCGCCTCCGTCGCCGCGCTCTCCGCCGCCGCCGTGTCGACCAACCTCGCCGCCGAAGCACGCGCCGACATTCCCGACCCGCCCGGCGATCGGCGCATCTTTAAATCCCTCAAGTACGGCATGCTCAAACACGACGGCTCCACCACCGAGCGATTCAAGCTGCTCAAGGAAGTCGGCTTCGACGCCGTCGAACTCGATACGCCCGGCCTCAACGTCGCTGACATCATCGCCGCACGCGACGCCTCCGGGCTCCCCGTCGACGGCACCGTCATCAGCACCCACTGGTCCGTCCGGCATTCCGATCCCGTCCCCGATGTCCGCGCCAAGGCGCTCGAAGATCTCAAGCAGTCCATCCGTGAGACCCACGCCGTCGGCGGCGGCACCGTGCTTCTCGTTGTCGGTCACGGCAAGGATGGAAGCCCCGAAGAAGTCTGGCAGCGCTCCAGCGAAAACATCGCCAAGGCCATCCCTCTCGCCGCCTACTACGGCGTCGTCATCGCCTTCGAAAACGTCTGGAACCAGTTCCTCTATGACCACAACGGCCCGGCCAACCAGACCGCCGACAAGTTCAAGGAGTACGTCGACCAGTTCCACAATCCCTGGGTCGGCGTCCACTTCGACATCGGCAATCACCAAAAATACTGCAACCCCGCCGATTGGATCCGCACGCTCGGCAAGCGCATCGTCAAACTCGACGCCAAGGGATTTTCCCGCGCCAACAACAAATTCACCAAGATCGGCGAAGGCGACATCGACTGGCCCGATGTCCGCAAGGCCCTCGATGAGATCAACTACTACGGCTTCTGCGCCGCCGAAGTCGGCGGCGGCGAGCGCGACCGCATGACCGAAATCGTCAGCAACCTCAACAAGTTCGTCCTCGGCGTCTGA
- a CDS encoding sigma-70 family RNA polymerase sigma factor, whose amino-acid sequence MDVFMSWTPDNELRDRFARLYAAHYHDLYRYVLTLIPHVQDAQEVLQDTSVALWRKMDSFDPSAAFLPWARQFAYLEALNHRRKYARSRARLSEAVVRLVAEEQAAQQPMLERRFAALNDCLSRLSPDDRRLIEQRYQSEQSIKALAESEGHPADTLYKRLKRLRERLLRCINMKLAEGGGLSDA is encoded by the coding sequence ATGGATGTGTTCATGAGTTGGACGCCGGACAACGAACTGCGCGACCGATTCGCTCGGCTATACGCGGCGCACTATCACGACCTGTACCGCTACGTGCTGACGCTCATTCCGCATGTGCAGGATGCGCAGGAGGTGTTGCAGGATACGAGCGTGGCGCTGTGGCGGAAGATGGATTCATTCGACCCGTCGGCGGCGTTTTTGCCGTGGGCCCGGCAGTTCGCATATCTGGAAGCGCTCAATCATCGCCGCAAGTACGCGCGGAGTCGGGCGCGGTTGTCGGAGGCGGTGGTCCGGCTTGTGGCGGAGGAACAGGCGGCGCAGCAGCCGATGCTCGAGCGGCGGTTCGCGGCGTTGAACGATTGCCTGTCGCGCCTTTCACCGGACGATCGGCGGCTCATCGAGCAGCGCTATCAGTCCGAGCAGTCGATCAAGGCGCTCGCCGAGTCGGAGGGTCATCCCGCCGACACGCTCTACAAGCGGCTCAAGCGCCTCCGCGAGCGCCTGCTGCGCTGCATCAACATGAAGCTGGCCGAGGGCGGGGGGCTGAGCGATGCATGA
- a CDS encoding DUF1559 domain-containing protein, which produces MKRSAFTLIELLVVVSIIVLLIAILLPSMSRARELAKRTACASNLHQLSLSTYYYTTDFKGHYPYRGAASDPNPATWWTSGFTDDRALWKGYIADYTVAGGSTLFWCPSNPWPFDALYPRQRWPHNTAGVFRYQAGYNFFGNIHSSLGTWRPGRNVISTVMDVKAGDQLWTDFAEDKTVPLGSWRLVSHSRVLGDHEFSTLGPEGLNSSGADGSVRWYNHSADTELASYSHNAITGDWWGKTH; this is translated from the coding sequence ATGAAAAGAAGTGCATTCACATTGATCGAACTGCTCGTCGTCGTGAGCATCATCGTTCTGCTCATCGCGATTTTGCTTCCGTCGATGAGCCGGGCGCGCGAGCTGGCCAAGCGCACCGCGTGCGCTTCGAATCTTCATCAGCTTTCACTGAGCACCTATTACTACACGACCGACTTCAAAGGGCACTATCCCTACCGCGGAGCGGCCTCGGACCCGAACCCCGCGACCTGGTGGACGAGCGGGTTCACCGATGATCGCGCGCTGTGGAAGGGCTACATCGCCGATTACACCGTTGCCGGCGGATCGACGCTGTTCTGGTGCCCGAGCAATCCCTGGCCGTTCGATGCGCTTTATCCGCGTCAGCGCTGGCCGCACAACACCGCCGGAGTCTTCCGCTATCAGGCCGGATACAACTTTTTCGGCAACATTCATTCATCGCTGGGCACCTGGCGACCCGGCCGCAACGTCATCAGCACCGTGATGGACGTCAAGGCGGGCGATCAGTTGTGGACGGACTTCGCGGAAGACAAGACGGTGCCGCTGGGGTCGTGGCGGCTGGTCAGTCATTCGCGCGTGCTGGGCGATCACGAGTTCTCGACGCTCGGCCCCGAAGGCCTCAACAGCTCCGGCGCCGACGGGTCCGTCCGCTGGTACAACCACAGCGCGGACACGGAGCTGGCCTCCTATTCGCACAATGCCATCACCGGCGACTGGTGGGGCAAAACACATTGA
- a CDS encoding aldehyde dehydrogenase family protein, translating to MMINTQTQRDVEAAVRQIGKDLLSGGRARRSWWNRLTQEDILLDRLMNDEAIRVASLRFVDVLPALDDDDNLCRHLEEYFGDKDLHLPWPALAHWGLRHARRGIAPHVIAPMVRAVAGRMARRFIAGHNAATAARTLARLHRNGMGFTIDLLGEAVVCESESEHYQGLYLKVLRELDPIVRRFRSKSATDAINGRVSPRLNLSVKISAMFSQIDPVDPAGSTEAIKARLRPILLEAKKRGAFITLDMEQYDTKDITLRAFREILMEDGLRDWPDVGLAMQAYLRDTPRDIDAMITWVKERGTPVTVRLVRGAYWDYETVIAQQNDWEAPVWMHKGETDLCYETCLAKLFAAHPSIETAAATHNVRSLALTIALAKEHGLATDQYEMQMLYGMADELKQKLVQSGQRLRVYLPFGELLPGMAYLVRRLLENTGSQSFVRMGAQENVAPEVLLAPPDVRSIPQPKPRKPGFVNESNHRWTDRRERDQMDASLAQVRSELGGKFPLIVGGRDVATTRELRSVNPANPSQIIGATASAEPADAHRAIDAAEAALTKWRHTSIAERNEILRRGARLMRERRDQFAALQMLEAGKPRREADADVTEAIDFIEYYAHEAERLSGGHKLHVPGETNDYFYEPRGVGAVITPWNFPLAIPVGMCIAPIAAGNTIVFKPAPQTPIIAAKFAKLMHEAGLPAGVLNYLPGDDEAGKALVAHPKISFISFTGSQSAGVSINQSAAKLADGQETVKHVVAELGGKNALIVDDDADPDDAVLGVVRSAFGFAGQKCSACSRVIVIGAGYDAFVKRLCEAAASLKIGDPVDPATFLGPVIDAEAYERINRTIDEAGRRHMLALRTDVSHLKNGYYIGPTIFRDVDPASDLARNEIFGPVLAVMRAKNFDHALQIANSSRYALTGGLYSRSPHHLARARREFRVGNLYLNRKITGAIVNRQPFGGFKLSGTNAKAGGPDYLMHFLEARCVTENTLRRGFAPSEED from the coding sequence ATGATGATCAACACGCAGACTCAACGGGATGTGGAGGCGGCGGTTCGTCAGATCGGCAAAGATCTTTTGTCCGGCGGGCGGGCGCGGCGAAGCTGGTGGAATCGGCTCACGCAGGAAGACATTCTGCTCGACCGGCTCATGAATGACGAAGCCATCCGCGTCGCCTCGCTGCGCTTCGTCGACGTGCTGCCCGCCCTCGATGATGATGACAATCTATGTCGTCACCTTGAAGAATATTTCGGCGACAAGGATCTGCATCTGCCCTGGCCGGCATTGGCGCACTGGGGACTGCGCCATGCGCGTCGGGGGATCGCGCCGCATGTGATCGCGCCGATGGTGCGGGCGGTGGCGGGGCGCATGGCGCGGCGTTTCATCGCCGGGCACAACGCCGCGACCGCCGCACGCACGCTCGCTCGCCTGCACCGTAACGGCATGGGGTTCACCATCGACCTGCTCGGTGAAGCGGTCGTCTGCGAAAGCGAATCGGAGCATTATCAGGGGCTGTACCTCAAAGTGCTCCGCGAGCTGGACCCGATCGTCAGGCGCTTCCGCTCAAAGAGCGCGACCGACGCGATCAATGGGCGCGTCAGTCCGCGGCTCAACCTCTCCGTGAAAATCTCGGCGATGTTCAGCCAGATCGATCCCGTCGATCCGGCCGGTTCGACCGAAGCGATCAAGGCCCGGCTGCGTCCGATTCTGCTGGAAGCGAAAAAGCGCGGCGCGTTCATCACGCTCGACATGGAGCAGTACGACACGAAGGACATCACGCTGCGCGCCTTCCGCGAGATACTGATGGAGGACGGTCTGCGTGATTGGCCGGATGTGGGGCTGGCGATGCAGGCGTATCTGCGCGACACGCCGCGCGACATCGATGCGATGATTACGTGGGTCAAGGAGCGCGGCACGCCGGTGACCGTGCGCCTGGTGCGCGGGGCGTACTGGGATTACGAAACCGTCATCGCGCAGCAGAACGACTGGGAAGCGCCGGTGTGGATGCACAAAGGGGAAACCGATCTGTGCTACGAGACGTGTCTGGCCAAGCTGTTCGCGGCGCATCCGTCCATCGAAACCGCCGCCGCCACGCACAATGTGCGCAGTCTTGCATTGACGATCGCGTTGGCAAAGGAGCACGGACTCGCCACGGATCAGTACGAAATGCAGATGCTCTACGGCATGGCGGACGAACTGAAGCAGAAGCTGGTGCAATCCGGTCAGCGGCTCCGCGTGTATCTGCCGTTCGGCGAGCTTTTGCCGGGGATGGCGTATCTGGTCCGCCGGCTGCTCGAGAACACGGGCAGTCAGTCGTTCGTGCGCATGGGGGCGCAGGAAAACGTCGCGCCGGAGGTGCTGCTGGCGCCGCCGGATGTGCGGTCGATCCCACAGCCCAAGCCGCGCAAACCCGGGTTCGTCAATGAGTCCAACCACCGCTGGACCGATCGGCGGGAGCGGGATCAGATGGACGCCTCGCTTGCGCAGGTCCGCTCGGAACTCGGCGGCAAGTTCCCGCTGATCGTCGGCGGGCGCGACGTTGCGACGACCCGCGAGCTGCGCTCCGTCAACCCGGCGAATCCATCGCAGATTATCGGCGCCACCGCCTCCGCCGAGCCGGCCGATGCCCATCGCGCGATCGATGCGGCCGAAGCGGCGCTGACCAAATGGCGTCACACCTCCATCGCCGAACGCAATGAAATCCTCCGCCGGGGGGCGCGATTGATGCGCGAGCGGCGGGACCAGTTCGCGGCGCTTCAGATGCTCGAAGCGGGTAAACCCCGGCGTGAGGCCGACGCGGACGTCACCGAGGCGATCGACTTCATCGAGTATTACGCACACGAAGCGGAGCGACTTTCGGGCGGGCACAAGCTGCATGTGCCGGGCGAGACGAACGATTATTTTTACGAGCCGCGCGGGGTCGGGGCGGTGATCACGCCGTGGAATTTCCCGCTGGCGATCCCGGTGGGCATGTGCATCGCTCCGATCGCAGCTGGCAACACCATCGTGTTCAAACCCGCGCCGCAGACGCCGATCATCGCGGCGAAATTCGCCAAGCTCATGCACGAAGCCGGTCTCCCGGCGGGGGTGCTCAACTATCTGCCCGGCGATGACGAGGCGGGCAAGGCACTCGTCGCCCATCCCAAGATCAGCTTCATCAGCTTCACCGGCTCGCAGTCCGCGGGCGTATCCATCAACCAGTCGGCGGCGAAGCTGGCGGACGGACAAGAGACGGTCAAACACGTCGTGGCGGAACTGGGCGGGAAGAACGCCCTGATCGTCGACGATGATGCGGACCCGGATGATGCGGTGCTGGGCGTGGTGCGGTCGGCGTTCGGTTTCGCCGGTCAAAAGTGCAGCGCCTGCTCGCGCGTGATCGTTATCGGCGCGGGGTATGACGCGTTCGTGAAGCGGCTGTGCGAAGCGGCGGCGAGTCTGAAGATCGGCGACCCGGTCGACCCGGCGACGTTCCTCGGCCCGGTCATCGACGCGGAGGCGTACGAACGCATCAACCGCACGATTGACGAAGCCGGCAGGCGCCACATGCTCGCCCTCCGCACCGATGTGTCGCATCTCAAAAACGGCTACTACATCGGCCCGACGATTTTCCGCGATGTCGATCCGGCATCGGACCTGGCCCGCAACGAAATCTTCGGCCCGGTGCTGGCGGTCATGCGCGCCAAAAACTTCGACCACGCCCTGCAAATCGCCAACAGCTCGCGCTACGCCCTGACCGGCGGCCTCTACTCCCGCAGCCCGCATCACCTCGCCCGCGCCCGGCGCGAATTCCGTGTCGGCAATCTCTACCTCAACCGCAAGATCACCGGCGCCATCGTCAATCGTCAACCCTTCGGCGGATTCAAGCTCTCGGGCACCAACGCCAAAGCCGGCGGCCCCGATTATCTGATGCACTTCCTCGAAGCCCGCTGCGTCACGGAAAACACGCTCCGCCGCGGATTCGCGCCGTCCGAAGAAGACTAA
- a CDS encoding DnaJ domain-containing protein: protein MAQNDTHYDVLGVSRAAGPRRIEKAYRRSVRMVHPDVNKAPDALEQFYRVQRAYETLIDPQLRLDYDHVLAVDRGLIDEPITIDPAPAATQGRDAVETPGTGPTNRRTMRTYGYGRPVVVMPSYRRPAPGRHERRRRRQEKRARVVQAGFIAASILAGLFSLYQLAAIASFTTKAQASEQAPAAAQHVEQVQPADGAQAESQFKPVSALERVSQ from the coding sequence ATGGCGCAGAACGATACTCACTATGACGTATTGGGCGTTTCGCGCGCAGCCGGACCTCGCAGAATTGAAAAGGCGTATCGACGCTCCGTTCGGATGGTGCATCCGGATGTGAACAAAGCGCCCGATGCCCTCGAACAGTTCTACCGTGTGCAGCGTGCCTACGAGACCCTCATCGATCCGCAACTGCGGCTTGATTACGATCATGTGCTTGCGGTCGATCGCGGGCTCATCGACGAGCCGATCACCATCGACCCCGCTCCCGCGGCGACGCAGGGACGCGATGCCGTCGAGACGCCGGGGACCGGCCCGACCAATCGCCGCACGATGCGGACGTACGGGTACGGCCGACCGGTGGTGGTGATGCCCTCCTATCGTCGTCCGGCACCGGGGCGTCACGAACGCCGCCGCCGTCGGCAGGAAAAGCGGGCCCGCGTCGTGCAGGCCGGTTTTATCGCCGCCAGCATCCTCGCCGGTCTGTTCAGTCTGTATCAGCTCGCCGCCATCGCCTCGTTCACCACCAAGGCCCAGGCGTCCGAGCAAGCCCCCGCCGCCGCCCAGCACGTCGAGCAGGTCCAGCCCGCCGACGGGGCACAGGCCGAGTCGCAGTTCAAGCCCGTCTCCGCCTTGGAGCGCGTCTCCCAGTAA
- a CDS encoding intradiol ring-cleavage dioxygenase — MAIELLRPTRRLFIRQGLIGAAAIGVSTGLWVPGAFAEELARTPRQTEGPFYPDHLPLDTDNDLLIVNNAITPAVGTITHLSGRVMSTSGEPVRNAVVEIWQVDGNGVYLHSRSPNGDKRDRNFQGYGRFTTGSSGEYYFRTVKPIAYPGRTAHIHVAVSRSSKRVLTTQCYIKGHPLNERDGVLRHVPEASRDMVVIDFAPIKDSKIEEVAAHFDLIIGNTPEEPGADRFR; from the coding sequence ATGGCCATCGAACTTCTTCGTCCCACGCGCCGTCTTTTCATACGGCAGGGCCTCATTGGCGCCGCGGCGATCGGCGTCTCGACCGGTTTGTGGGTTCCCGGCGCTTTCGCCGAGGAACTCGCCCGCACGCCGCGGCAGACCGAAGGCCCCTTCTATCCCGATCATCTGCCGCTCGACACGGACAACGATCTGCTCATTGTCAACAACGCCATCACGCCCGCCGTCGGCACGATCACGCATCTGTCGGGGCGAGTGATGAGCACCAGCGGCGAACCGGTGCGAAACGCGGTCGTCGAAATCTGGCAGGTCGACGGCAACGGCGTGTACCTGCACTCGCGCAGCCCCAACGGAGACAAACGCGACCGGAACTTTCAGGGCTACGGCCGATTCACCACCGGGTCCAGCGGCGAATACTACTTCCGCACCGTCAAGCCCATTGCGTACCCCGGGCGCACGGCGCATATTCATGTGGCCGTCAGCCGCTCGTCCAAACGCGTGCTCACCACGCAGTGCTACATCAAGGGCCACCCGCTCAACGAACGCGACGGCGTGCTGCGCCATGTGCCAGAAGCCTCGCGCGACATGGTCGTCATCGACTTCGCGCCGATCAAGGACTCGAAGATCGAAGAAGTAGCCGCACACTTCGATCTGATCATCGGCAACACCCCGGAAGAACCCGGCGCCGACCGCTTCCGCTGA